The Deltaproteobacteria bacterium genome window below encodes:
- a CDS encoding D-tyrosyl-tRNA(Tyr) deacylase, with amino-acid sequence MKTLVQRVSEASVEVDGEIVGRIGRGLVAYVGVEPGDVEADALTTARKLAEMRVFPGRTPMDLDVREVQGALLVISQFTLMASLRRGRRPSFEGAATPELARTLYERVCSALRDAGLEVQQGRFAAHMIVRQVGDGPVSIPFATHDGALL; translated from the coding sequence GTGAAGACGCTGGTGCAGCGGGTGAGCGAGGCGTCGGTCGAGGTCGACGGTGAGATCGTCGGTCGCATCGGCCGCGGGCTGGTGGCCTACGTGGGCGTCGAGCCAGGCGACGTCGAGGCCGACGCCCTGACCACCGCGCGCAAGCTCGCCGAGATGCGCGTGTTCCCGGGCCGCACCCCGATGGACCTCGACGTCCGCGAGGTCCAGGGCGCACTGCTGGTGATCAGCCAGTTCACCCTGATGGCGTCGCTGCGCCGCGGTCGGCGGCCGAGCTTCGAGGGGGCCGCGACACCCGAGCTGGCGCGAACGCTCTACGAGCGCGTGTGCAGTGCGCTGCGCGATGCGGGGCTCGAGGTGCAGCAGGGCCGATTCGCGGCCCACATGATCGTGCGGCAGGTCGGCGATGGGCCGGTATCGATTCCCTTTGCGACCCACGATGGCGCGCTGTTGTGA